From the Lathyrus oleraceus cultivar Zhongwan6 chromosome 4, CAAS_Psat_ZW6_1.0, whole genome shotgun sequence genome, one window contains:
- the LOC127138422 gene encoding omega-6 fatty acid desaturase, chloroplastic isoform X1: MACTSANSLLQLKCSSSHQTPLLNSRRNISAGSFNLKGGGLIHKGFVYRSQRQFIPRSKVGVIRAVAIPLEPAPVESAEYRKELAERYGFNQIGEPLPDTVTLKDVITSLPKKVFEIDDVKAWKTVLISATSYALGLLMISKAPWYLLPLAWAWTGTAVTGFFVIGHDCAHKSFSTNKLVEDIVGTLAFLPLIYPYEPWRFKHDKHHAKTNMLKEDTAWQPVWKDEFESNPLLRKAIINGYGPLRCWMSIAHWLVVHFDLTKFRPNEVKRVKISLACVFAFIAIGWPLIIYKTGIMGWIKFWLMPWLGYHFWMSTFTMVHHTAPHIPFKYSEEWNAAQAQLNGTVHCAYPQWIEILCHDINVHIPHHISPKIPSYNLRAAHKSLQENWGKYLNEASWNWRLMKTILTVCHVYDKEQNYVSFDEVAPEESGSIKFLKKVMPDYA; this comes from the exons ATGGCTTGCACCTCTGCGAATTCATTACTCCAATTAAAG TGTTCTTCTTCCCACCAGACGCCACTTTTGAATTCAAGGAGAAACATTTCTG CAGGCTCGTTCAACCTAAAGGGTGGAGGGTTAATCCATAAAGGGTTCGTGTATCGAAGTCAAAGACAATTTATACCTAGGAGTAAAGTTGGAGTTATACGAGCTGTGGCAATTCCGCTCGAACCAGCTCCGGTGGAAAGTGCGGAGTACAGAAAAGAACTAGCAGAGCGCTACGGTTTTAACCAAATTGGAGAGCCGCTTCCGGATACTGTTACGTTGAAGGACGTCATCACTTCTCTTCCTAAGAAG gtttttgagaTTGATGATGTTAAAGCATGGAAAACTGTTTTGATATCGGCCACTTCGTATGCGTTGGGGCTTCTTATGATTTCTAAAGCACCCTGGTATCTACTTCCTCTGGCTTGGGCTTGGACGGGGACTGCTGTAACTGGG TTCTTTGTTATAGGACATGATTGTGCTCACAAATCATTTTCAACAAACAAATTGGTAGAAGACATTGTTGGAACTCTGGCCTTTTTACCACTAATTTATCCATATGAGCCATGGCGATTTAAGCACgacaagcatcatgcaaaaacAAACAT GTTGAAAGAAGATACTGCTTGGCAGCCTGTTTGGAAAGACGAGTTTGAGTCAAATCCACTTTTGAGGAAAGCAATAATAAATGGATACGGTCCACTTCGATGCTGGATGTCTATAGCTCACTG GTTGGTCGTTCATTTCGATTTGACGAAGTTCAGACCAAATGAAGTAAAGAGAGTGAAGATAAGTTTAGCTTGTGTTTTTGCCTTCATAGCAATTGGATGGCCATTAATTATTTACAAGACTGGAATCATGGGATGGATAAAATTCTGGTTGATGCCATGGTTGGGCTATCACTTCTGG ATGAGTACTTTCACCATGGTACATCATACTGCACCACACATACCGTTCAAATATTCAGAAGAGTGGAATGCTGCACAAGCACAGCTTAATGGAACGGTTCATTGCGCTTACCCTCAATG GATCGAGATCTTATGCCATGATATTAATGTCCATATTCCACACCATATATCCCCGAAAATACCGAGCTATAATTTACGAGCAGCCCATAAATCTCTCCAAGAAAATTGGGGAAAG TATCTGAATGAGGCTAGTTGGAATTGGCGATTGATGAAGACAATCCTGACGGTGTGTCACGTGTACGATAAGGAGCAAAATTATGTTTCCTTCGATGAAGTTGCCCCTGAAGAATCTGGTTCAATAAAGTTTTTGAAGAAAGTAATGCCTGATTATGCTTAA
- the LOC127138422 gene encoding omega-6 fatty acid desaturase, chloroplastic isoform X3, with amino-acid sequence MACTSANSLLQLKCSSSHQTPLLNSRRNISGSFNLKGGGLIHKGFVYRSQRQFIPRSKVGVIRAVAIPLEPAPVESAEYRKELAERYGFNQIGEPLPDTVTLKDVITSLPKKVFEIDDVKAWKTVLISATSYALGLLMISKAPWYLLPLAWAWTGTAVTGFFVIGHDCAHKSFSTNKLVEDIVGTLAFLPLIYPYEPWRFKHDKHHAKTNMLKEDTAWQPVWKDEFESNPLLRKAIINGYGPLRCWMSIAHWLVVHFDLTKFRPNEVKRVKISLACVFAFIAIGWPLIIYKTGIMGWIKFWLMPWLGYHFWMSTFTMVHHTAPHIPFKYSEEWNAAQAQLNGTVHCAYPQWIEILCHDINVHIPHHISPKIPSYNLRAAHKSLQENWGKYLNEASWNWRLMKTILTVCHVYDKEQNYVSFDEVAPEESGSIKFLKKVMPDYA; translated from the exons ATGGCTTGCACCTCTGCGAATTCATTACTCCAATTAAAG TGTTCTTCTTCCCACCAGACGCCACTTTTGAATTCAAGGAGAAACATTTCTG GCTCGTTCAACCTAAAGGGTGGAGGGTTAATCCATAAAGGGTTCGTGTATCGAAGTCAAAGACAATTTATACCTAGGAGTAAAGTTGGAGTTATACGAGCTGTGGCAATTCCGCTCGAACCAGCTCCGGTGGAAAGTGCGGAGTACAGAAAAGAACTAGCAGAGCGCTACGGTTTTAACCAAATTGGAGAGCCGCTTCCGGATACTGTTACGTTGAAGGACGTCATCACTTCTCTTCCTAAGAAG gtttttgagaTTGATGATGTTAAAGCATGGAAAACTGTTTTGATATCGGCCACTTCGTATGCGTTGGGGCTTCTTATGATTTCTAAAGCACCCTGGTATCTACTTCCTCTGGCTTGGGCTTGGACGGGGACTGCTGTAACTGGG TTCTTTGTTATAGGACATGATTGTGCTCACAAATCATTTTCAACAAACAAATTGGTAGAAGACATTGTTGGAACTCTGGCCTTTTTACCACTAATTTATCCATATGAGCCATGGCGATTTAAGCACgacaagcatcatgcaaaaacAAACAT GTTGAAAGAAGATACTGCTTGGCAGCCTGTTTGGAAAGACGAGTTTGAGTCAAATCCACTTTTGAGGAAAGCAATAATAAATGGATACGGTCCACTTCGATGCTGGATGTCTATAGCTCACTG GTTGGTCGTTCATTTCGATTTGACGAAGTTCAGACCAAATGAAGTAAAGAGAGTGAAGATAAGTTTAGCTTGTGTTTTTGCCTTCATAGCAATTGGATGGCCATTAATTATTTACAAGACTGGAATCATGGGATGGATAAAATTCTGGTTGATGCCATGGTTGGGCTATCACTTCTGG ATGAGTACTTTCACCATGGTACATCATACTGCACCACACATACCGTTCAAATATTCAGAAGAGTGGAATGCTGCACAAGCACAGCTTAATGGAACGGTTCATTGCGCTTACCCTCAATG GATCGAGATCTTATGCCATGATATTAATGTCCATATTCCACACCATATATCCCCGAAAATACCGAGCTATAATTTACGAGCAGCCCATAAATCTCTCCAAGAAAATTGGGGAAAG TATCTGAATGAGGCTAGTTGGAATTGGCGATTGATGAAGACAATCCTGACGGTGTGTCACGTGTACGATAAGGAGCAAAATTATGTTTCCTTCGATGAAGTTGCCCCTGAAGAATCTGGTTCAATAAAGTTTTTGAAGAAAGTAATGCCTGATTATGCTTAA
- the LOC127138422 gene encoding omega-6 fatty acid desaturase, chloroplastic isoform X2, giving the protein MACTSANSLLQLKCSSSHQTPLLNSRRNISAGSFNLKGGGLIHKGFVYRSQRQFIPRSKVGVIRAVAIPLEPAPVESAEYRKELAERYGFNQIGEPLPDTVTLKDVITSLPKKVFEIDDVKAWKTVLISATSYALGLLMISKAPWYLLPLAWAWTGTAVTGFFVIGHDCAHKSFSTNKLVEDIVGTLAFLPLIYPYEPWRFKHDKHHAKTNMLKEDTAWQPVWKDEFESNPLLRKAIINGYGPLRCWMSIAHWLVVHFDLTKFRPNEVKRVKISLACVFAFIAIGWPLIIYKTGIMGWIKFWLMPWLGYHFWMSTFTMVHHTAPHIPFKYSEEWNAAQAQLNGTVHCAYPQWIEILCHDINVHIPHHISPKIPSYNLRAAHKSLQENWGKYLNEASWNWRLMKTILTVCHVYDKEQNYVSFDEVAPEESGSIKFLKKVMPDYA; this is encoded by the exons TGTTCTTCTTCCCACCAGACGCCACTTTTGAATTCAAGGAGAAACATTTCTG CAGGCTCGTTCAACCTAAAGGGTGGAGGGTTAATCCATAAAGGGTTCGTGTATCGAAGTCAAAGACAATTTATACCTAGGAGTAAAGTTGGAGTTATACGAGCTGTGGCAATTCCGCTCGAACCAGCTCCGGTGGAAAGTGCGGAGTACAGAAAAGAACTAGCAGAGCGCTACGGTTTTAACCAAATTGGAGAGCCGCTTCCGGATACTGTTACGTTGAAGGACGTCATCACTTCTCTTCCTAAGAAG gtttttgagaTTGATGATGTTAAAGCATGGAAAACTGTTTTGATATCGGCCACTTCGTATGCGTTGGGGCTTCTTATGATTTCTAAAGCACCCTGGTATCTACTTCCTCTGGCTTGGGCTTGGACGGGGACTGCTGTAACTGGG TTCTTTGTTATAGGACATGATTGTGCTCACAAATCATTTTCAACAAACAAATTGGTAGAAGACATTGTTGGAACTCTGGCCTTTTTACCACTAATTTATCCATATGAGCCATGGCGATTTAAGCACgacaagcatcatgcaaaaacAAACAT GTTGAAAGAAGATACTGCTTGGCAGCCTGTTTGGAAAGACGAGTTTGAGTCAAATCCACTTTTGAGGAAAGCAATAATAAATGGATACGGTCCACTTCGATGCTGGATGTCTATAGCTCACTG GTTGGTCGTTCATTTCGATTTGACGAAGTTCAGACCAAATGAAGTAAAGAGAGTGAAGATAAGTTTAGCTTGTGTTTTTGCCTTCATAGCAATTGGATGGCCATTAATTATTTACAAGACTGGAATCATGGGATGGATAAAATTCTGGTTGATGCCATGGTTGGGCTATCACTTCTGG ATGAGTACTTTCACCATGGTACATCATACTGCACCACACATACCGTTCAAATATTCAGAAGAGTGGAATGCTGCACAAGCACAGCTTAATGGAACGGTTCATTGCGCTTACCCTCAATG GATCGAGATCTTATGCCATGATATTAATGTCCATATTCCACACCATATATCCCCGAAAATACCGAGCTATAATTTACGAGCAGCCCATAAATCTCTCCAAGAAAATTGGGGAAAG TATCTGAATGAGGCTAGTTGGAATTGGCGATTGATGAAGACAATCCTGACGGTGTGTCACGTGTACGATAAGGAGCAAAATTATGTTTCCTTCGATGAAGTTGCCCCTGAAGAATCTGGTTCAATAAAGTTTTTGAAGAAAGTAATGCCTGATTATGCTTAA
- the LOC127138422 gene encoding omega-6 fatty acid desaturase, chloroplastic isoform X4, which yields MACTSANSLLQLKCSSSHQTPLLNSRRNISGSFNLKGGGLIHKGFVYRSQRQFIPRSKVGVIRAVAIPLEPAPVESAEYRKELAERYGFNQIGEPLPDTVTLKDVITSLPKKVFEIDDVKAWKTVLISATSYALGLLMISKAPWYLLPLAWAWTGTAVTGFFVIGHDCAHKSFSTNKLVEDIVGTLAFLPLIYPYEPWRFKHDKHHAKTNMLKEDTAWQPVWKDEFESNPLLRKAIINGYGPLRCWMSIAHWLVVHFDLTKFRPNEVKRVKISLACVFAFIAIGWPLIIYKTGIMGWIKFWLMPWLGYHFWMSTFTMVHHTAPHIPFKYSEEWNAAQAQLNGTVHCAYPQWIEILCHDINVHIPHHISPKIPSYNLRAAHKSLQENWGKYLNEASWNWRLMKTILTVCHVYDKEQNYVSFDEVAPEESGSIKFLKKVMPDYA from the exons TGTTCTTCTTCCCACCAGACGCCACTTTTGAATTCAAGGAGAAACATTTCTG GCTCGTTCAACCTAAAGGGTGGAGGGTTAATCCATAAAGGGTTCGTGTATCGAAGTCAAAGACAATTTATACCTAGGAGTAAAGTTGGAGTTATACGAGCTGTGGCAATTCCGCTCGAACCAGCTCCGGTGGAAAGTGCGGAGTACAGAAAAGAACTAGCAGAGCGCTACGGTTTTAACCAAATTGGAGAGCCGCTTCCGGATACTGTTACGTTGAAGGACGTCATCACTTCTCTTCCTAAGAAG gtttttgagaTTGATGATGTTAAAGCATGGAAAACTGTTTTGATATCGGCCACTTCGTATGCGTTGGGGCTTCTTATGATTTCTAAAGCACCCTGGTATCTACTTCCTCTGGCTTGGGCTTGGACGGGGACTGCTGTAACTGGG TTCTTTGTTATAGGACATGATTGTGCTCACAAATCATTTTCAACAAACAAATTGGTAGAAGACATTGTTGGAACTCTGGCCTTTTTACCACTAATTTATCCATATGAGCCATGGCGATTTAAGCACgacaagcatcatgcaaaaacAAACAT GTTGAAAGAAGATACTGCTTGGCAGCCTGTTTGGAAAGACGAGTTTGAGTCAAATCCACTTTTGAGGAAAGCAATAATAAATGGATACGGTCCACTTCGATGCTGGATGTCTATAGCTCACTG GTTGGTCGTTCATTTCGATTTGACGAAGTTCAGACCAAATGAAGTAAAGAGAGTGAAGATAAGTTTAGCTTGTGTTTTTGCCTTCATAGCAATTGGATGGCCATTAATTATTTACAAGACTGGAATCATGGGATGGATAAAATTCTGGTTGATGCCATGGTTGGGCTATCACTTCTGG ATGAGTACTTTCACCATGGTACATCATACTGCACCACACATACCGTTCAAATATTCAGAAGAGTGGAATGCTGCACAAGCACAGCTTAATGGAACGGTTCATTGCGCTTACCCTCAATG GATCGAGATCTTATGCCATGATATTAATGTCCATATTCCACACCATATATCCCCGAAAATACCGAGCTATAATTTACGAGCAGCCCATAAATCTCTCCAAGAAAATTGGGGAAAG TATCTGAATGAGGCTAGTTGGAATTGGCGATTGATGAAGACAATCCTGACGGTGTGTCACGTGTACGATAAGGAGCAAAATTATGTTTCCTTCGATGAAGTTGCCCCTGAAGAATCTGGTTCAATAAAGTTTTTGAAGAAAGTAATGCCTGATTATGCTTAA